A portion of the Clostridium gelidum genome contains these proteins:
- a CDS encoding MATE family efflux transporter, with product MEQKTLMTKKLFTNENLLKLFVPLIIEQFLEYLVGLADSIMVSSVGEYAVSGVSLVDFVMALLISLFAALATGGAVIAGQYMGKKQVEKSREAANQLVWFSAIFSVIIMVIIYLIKPFILNVLFGDITDEVRNAANTYLMITAISIPFLALYNAGAAIFRTMGNAKLPMKIMLAMNIAHAIGNAVLIYGFHFGTEGVAIPTTIARIAAGVIIITLALNKKHPIYIKKSFKHKFNWPMLKRILSIGVPYGLENGLFYFGRIIVLSLVASFGTASIAANAVSGTIVMFQVLPGMAIGLGLTVIISRCIGAGDYEQAKYYTKKITGIVYVTHVISCAVVLALLKGILGIYGLSEAATALTTQTIWAHGIMMVLIWPLAYTVPITFRASGDAKFPMIVGILSMFFCRIALSYLLGVYFNMGMFGTWVAMFIDWIVKSIIFVWRYISGRWTKFHAI from the coding sequence TTGGAGCAGAAAACTTTAATGACAAAAAAGTTATTTACAAATGAAAATTTACTTAAATTGTTCGTACCGCTTATAATAGAGCAATTTTTAGAATATTTGGTGGGACTCGCAGATTCAATTATGGTGTCATCTGTAGGAGAATATGCTGTGTCAGGTGTGTCTTTAGTGGACTTCGTCATGGCACTTTTAATTAGTTTATTTGCAGCACTAGCTACTGGTGGTGCAGTTATTGCAGGACAGTATATGGGTAAGAAGCAGGTGGAGAAATCGAGAGAAGCAGCTAATCAGCTAGTGTGGTTTTCTGCTATTTTCTCCGTTATAATAATGGTTATTATTTATCTTATAAAACCGTTTATTTTAAATGTTTTATTTGGTGATATTACTGATGAAGTACGTAATGCTGCGAATACTTACCTAATGATTACAGCAATATCAATTCCATTTTTAGCATTGTATAATGCTGGAGCCGCAATTTTTCGTACTATGGGTAATGCAAAGCTGCCTATGAAGATAATGCTTGCTATGAACATAGCACATGCCATAGGAAATGCAGTACTTATTTATGGCTTCCACTTTGGAACTGAGGGTGTTGCGATACCAACTACCATAGCTCGTATTGCAGCTGGTGTTATTATTATCACATTAGCTTTGAATAAAAAACATCCAATATATATAAAGAAAAGTTTTAAGCACAAATTTAATTGGCCAATGCTAAAAAGAATATTAAGCATTGGTGTTCCATACGGATTGGAAAATGGTTTGTTCTATTTTGGAAGAATTATTGTACTTAGTCTAGTTGCTTCTTTTGGAACTGCTTCAATAGCGGCAAATGCGGTGTCGGGAACTATCGTTATGTTTCAAGTACTCCCAGGTATGGCAATTGGTCTTGGATTGACCGTAATAATATCAAGATGTATAGGTGCTGGTGATTATGAACAGGCTAAATATTACACTAAAAAGATAACTGGTATTGTGTATGTAACCCATGTAATAAGTTGTGCAGTGGTACTTGCATTACTCAAAGGCATATTGGGAATCTATGGATTGTCAGAGGCAGCAACAGCTTTGACTACACAAACCATTTGGGCTCATGGAATAATGATGGTATTAATATGGCCGCTTGCATACACGGTGCCTATAACATTCCGTGCATCAGGCGATGCTAAATTCCCAATGATTGTTGGAATTTTATCTATGTTCTTCTGTCGTATTGCTTTATCTTATCTGCTAGGCGTTTATTTCAACATGGGAATGTTCGGCACATGGGTAGCTATGTTTATTGATTGGATTGTCAAGTCAATTATTTTCGTATGGCGGTACATTAGTGGAAGATGGACGAAGTTTCATGCGATTTAA